The Limanda limanda chromosome 14, fLimLim1.1, whole genome shotgun sequence genomic interval TTTATCAAACTGTTACAGGACAGGTTTCAGATCTGCTGAGGAATCAGAGTTTGAACAGCAACAGTGAATATTTCTGTTGAAAACTTCTCcggataaaaaacagaaaatgtcaaaacagttaaacaggtttgtttgtgtgaatgagttCTGAACGTCCCTGGTTGAAGTAATGTGCTTTAGAGAATAAGAAAACTCATTCTACCCAAATATTAAACATCgtttttacaaaatgaaaacattggatattcccttttttaaaaatgtgtttaaatactgatgcctttaattaaatatatatgttgaaCCCAGAGGAGAAATCCACTAGTTTTGAAATGGTTTTGGTGTCAGAGCAAAGAAATCCATGAATCGTTCTTGAAGACGTctgtaaaacaaaaagcttCAGAATCTGGAGAATCCAACAGAATGTGAAGAGAATCCTTCAGTGGAGAGTTTTAGAGTCGAGTATTTCCTCGTGTAGCAGGAACAAACCCGAGCTGATGTTATGATCAGTTTACTACAGAACTTTATCTTTACTGTCCGGTCGCCTCAGTTTGACCTGAACCTGCTGCCGTGACCCTGTGACCTGTTAATCATTTCCAGACTCGTTCCACAGAACACGAAGTTCCTGGAAACCTCATCAGGGAAGAATTGAAACACCGAGACGACTGAGGCTTCAGTTTGTGAGGTCACGACTGATTCTGCTGTTCAAGATTCTTCCACtggacaaacagacaggaaacgTTAACTTAAaaggtttttaatgtgaaaatggaACCTGGTGAAatctcacattttaaaaactagTCCAAATcgattttcattcatttgacaTTCAAAGCAGGCACGTTGCTTCTGATCAATCATCTCCGGACCTCAGGTTTATTTTATGACTCCAGATTATAAATACCTTGAGGGTCAAACTCCATTTACTTTCAATGACTATTTAAAAATCCTCTCCCAGCATTCAGAGTCTGAAGTGAGTCGTGTTTTCATATCGCTGTGATTAGACAGAAACCACCTTTGACAAATTGTTATATGTAaattatttaacgtctacttcattttagtttgtcccatctgccaccagggggcgaccaaGATGGTTCGGCTTCACCTTTGAGGAGCTTTCATggcgtctttatttacagttcatGATCTGAACTCATCTGAGGAGTCACTGATGGTTCTCAACATTATTCATGTGGATGCTCCACAGCttcagatgaagacgacaaacttctgtcctccagcttctctTGGTCTCACGAACACGTCTCAGCTGAAAGGAAAACTTCCTGATGGAGAAACTGTCGAACTTTGCTCGACAGAACGAGGTCACATGTTCCAGACCCACCAGTTGTTCCCAGATCGACTCCTCTGGTCTCAGGGAGATTCTCACACAGATATTgtaagaaaacacattgagaCTTAATTTAATTGAAACTGCAGCTTCACGTTTAGAATAGAACAGAAACATGCATGAATTCATAAGCAACAGTTTCCTTTACATAACTGAACCACGTGAAAAGAACATAGGAACAAGGAATAAATGTTCCCGTTCATCACAGAGTTTTGATTCACAAACATCCGAATTAATCCAAGTCCAGTTTATCTGAAGAAGATTTAAAAACCACTGATACATTCAGAGACGTGTGACTGGATTCTACATTCTGCTCTGTGACTGAACTGTGGGGGAAAACATTTAATAACACGTGAAATCCACATTGTGCTGTGGGAACATGTTACAGTCATGGAAgtgtggaaagaaagaaaatatcagTTAAATCCCAGAGATCTCAGAAAAGCCTCCGTGCAGAATCAGATGattcactgagctgctgcagcttcggCCCCGGggaactctgacctctgacctggagACCAGAGAGgttctgatctgatctgatctgatctgatctggtctgatctgatctgatctggtctgatctgatctgatctgatctgatctgatctgctgACGTCTCTGATCGCCCaagaaaaatctgtttattctgcatcttcactctttTCTATAGAGGCTGAAATAAACCTGGTGACATTAAGACACATTGAACATCTGAGTCACTGACACGTCTGGTTCTGCGTCACAGATCTGAGAATAaaccctcgtcctcctcttcctcggtgACGAGTCGGGAGAAAAGGAGCTGACGCAgtttgaggagaaggaggaggaggaggaggaggaggaggagaaggaggaggagattcatcttcacctcctctgcttctGAAACCTTCATTATTACCTCCTCCTTTACCTCAAATATAGATCTTttatgaggaggatgaggaggaggaggaggaggaagagattcatcttcacctcctctgcttctGAAACCTTCATTATTACCTCCTCCTTTACCTCAAATATAGATCTtttatgaggaggaggaggaggagattcatCTTCACATCCTCTGCTTCAGAAACCTTCATTATTACCTCCTCTTTTACCTCAAATATAGAGCTtatatgaggaggaggaggaggagtaggaggagattcatcttcacctcctctgcttcAGAAACCTTCATTATTACCTCCTCCTTTACCTCAAATATAGATCTtttatgaggaggaggaggaggaggaggaggaggaggagattcatcttcacctcctctgcttcAGAAACCTTCATTATTACCTCCTCCTTTACCTCAAATATAGATCTtttatgaggaggaggaggaggaggaggaggaggaggaggaggaggagattcatcttcacctcctctgcttcAGAAACCTTCATTATTACCTCCTCCTTTACCTCAAATATAGAGCTtttatgaggaagaggaggaggaggacgaagaggaggaggaggaggatgtacTGAAACCGTCCCTTTgcttccatccctccatctcctcctcttctgctctgcgtgtgggggggggattagacgagctggagcaggaggtcCTGGAAGGAGTCCAGGCCGCAGCAGGAGTTCCTCCGGGCCTCCTCTGAGTCCAGCTGGAcggccaggaggaggagcttcctgTCCTCGGTCCCGGAGCCGAGAGACAAGGCGTCGTGCAGCTCCGACACGTCCACGGCATCGGGTTTATCCTGCGGGGAGCATGAACCAAACTCAGTTTAACAAGAAACTAcaatttactgtattttattaCGAATTTATACGTCTGCCAATTAAAAAAATCCATCTCTTGTACGAGTTTCTTCTCAAACTTCTGTTTAACGTACAATGTTTCGTGTTAAATGTTAACAAGTGCTGTTAGAAAGGTTGTCGCTCATTCTTCCTTTAACTGAACTCGTGTTCCTGCTCGACGCTCAAGTGAAGTGAGAACGTCAACGTGGAATCTAACCACGTGACAGTGGAGTTCGTGACCAGAAGCTACGTCGGTTTACAGAAGCAACGTCAACATTTGTCTCAGATGTGAAGAAAAACTCAAATTGACTCAAATCACATTAATGAAAACGTCCAGGGTCGGAACCATATGAACAGTTATAGAAATCGTACAGAACTGTAATTTGGGGGTAAAGATATTTGTTCACCCTGAAATTGAAAGTTCTGTTTTAACAATTAAGGAAAGATCTTGTCCACAGTTTACACAAACGACCAGTGGATAGAATTCACCTGATGACGCTCAGTGAAATCTCCACTAACTCATAATTCACCATGTGTCAGTGCCAATTACTTTTCAATCTGCTGATATTATTGTAGAAATGTGTTAAATCCAAATGGTCTGATCCCGTAAAGTTTGTAGAAAATGAAACCACTCAAACGATCCTGTTATTAAGTGTTATTatgacactgcactggtttTAACTTGGCATCTTCATAATTGGAGGAGGTCCCATTGACAAAGCAGCGAGTgtattaaaggaaaaaaaaaataatatggaCACAAACAAAGCACTAAGCCATTATTTATAACCTGCTGGAGGAAATTGGTCTGGTTCATTTATTTCCATCTTGTTGCCTCCAGACATGAAATGTCAGCGAAGCTCAGAACTAAATAAAACTGTGAAGCttctttttttactctttttttacACAGTTTTTCCACAGCATTCTTGAAACTAATTTGTCTTGGTTGTAATTTCTTCTCAGTGgcttgtatttttatttttgggtcAAATTGAGTCAAATCACATTAATGAAAACGTCCAATGTTTGGAACCATATGAACAGTTATAGAAATCGTACAGAACTGTAATTTGGGGGTAAAGATATTTGTTCACCCTGaaatttaaagttctgttttAACAATTAAGGAAAGATCTTGTCCACAGTTTACACAAACGACCAGTGGATAGAATTCACCTGATGACGCTGAGTGAAATCACCACTAACTCATAATTCACCATGTGTCAGTGCCAAGCAGCACACATCACGTTCTGATCACACATGGAGACGGTTCTCAGTTCTTATTAAAGATATTTGATATTGTGGATCCATGGATATCCAGACCTGTGGCTGTTTACTCAGAGAAACATGAATCATGGGAAAGACGTCAAACAATCTGATGGATGCACGTCACGTCGTTCTCCAGTTTGAAGTTCTGTCCTTCATCCAGGTTTTTCATTTCAGCTCATGGCTGCAACCGAGACTTGAGtctgttgatttattattttatactttAACCACTGAAGCAAAAAAATGCACAAGAGAAGAAACTCGACACAAACGAATGAACAAACAGAATCTGGTTCAGCCTCATCgcatttatttctacatttatttatttatttatttatacttatgtcatgtatgttCCTCCATACTGAAATGAGGGcagtcaaaaaataaataaataaataaatgtggaaatatatttaagacatttgttgagacatttctgttgttattaacgtatttatttatttatttatttctgtatttatttctacatttatttatttatttatttatacttatgtcatgtatggtcctccatataaAACTAAGGTTTCAAAGTAGATAATTATCATCTTTAATCACTGTGAACCAGGTTCTCACTATATGTTCTTACTTTATGTTCATAATACATGTTCTAACTATATGTCAGTTTTCATGCAGCTCAATCAATGTCTGTAGTATTCGTTGTTCGAATAGACCTCACagtaaaatatttcattttgaagtTATGGTTTCTGAACTCGGCAGCGAAACCTGAAAAATAACCAAGGTTTTAAAAACGCACACGGCTCTTTCATCTCCATGGAGCAGCCTCCTCATTATTTTTCCAGATGAAAGAAGAGCAGAGAGTTCACTTGGTTCCTGTGGAGGTTCTAAGACGTTCAAACCATCGTGAAGAACAGGGTGCACctgttcctgcagcttctgtgaACACGAGCTCAAACCTCCTCCTTCATTCTGAGGCTCCTGCTTCCTTCAGAGGTTCATGTTTAAATCTGAGGAAACGATGGATCGTCTctgctgaataaataaagagggAAGGACTCGTCCCTGCTGTCACCGACTCATCTTCTCTCAGGTCATTGAAGCTAAGTGGCTTCTGTTCCCTTTTCTACTTTCACCAGGTTCATCTCTACGTCAAACGACCTGATCCACAGTATGTTGTAGATCTATTGTTCAGCTCTTGGTTTCCACTCGTTCATTCTGTCGGGTGTTAAAACTGATTTTCTTTGTTCCATCACTGAAACTCTGACTGATTGGCTCGTTTCCCTGAATAGTTTGACGTCTGAACAGAAAAGGAAACCAAAGAGAAtctcaaacacagaaacacatgaggTCATTTACCTGCTTGTTTCCCAGGACGACCACGGGCAGCTGAGGCTCCGCCTTCAGGAGGCGGTGCAGCTCAGCCTTGGCCAGTGGGAGGCGCTTCCGGTCGGACGAGTCGACCACATACACCAGAACGTGAGTCTTCCTCAGGTACTCGGACCAGTACCGCCGCAGGTCCTCCCCCCCGCCGACTGCAGCAGAGAAACATTCATCAGTTTGTGATGTTCGTCTCTGAAGGTTTTTAAGCTTCACTACGATTCATGACAGTCGTCTGTACCTCCTTCAGTTGTGAACGCCATATTTCAGGAACGTAACGAGGAAacttcttcaaatttggcacaaagtTTGATTTGGACTCGAGGACGAACTGATTCGAATTCAGAGGTTAAAGATCAAAgtttcactgtgacctcacacacGTGTTTTTGGTCATAACTCAGGAATTCATACCTGttgcttaaagggactcttacctttgttgcatttttacactttttttggataaggttaaattggtattaataaggtaatgacactctaaaatgcaagacagacccaccaggagtaaaaacaaacaattatttcactctcataatatttagtgaaaacttcaaccaataaaattcttcggaccgaaggaccttattggccgacagacctgtctgtttgctgcatggacatgcaggttttccgtctgcttcttatGTATGACAACTAAaagaataaagcaaataaatggTCCAAATAAAcattgaactgaaaaatatatatgtgaatgtaaatgtatataacttaccggtgcttctgaatccgaatccaatgctttggtaaacaaaaactcacgtgcgtgcgcggaggcagtaggttcttagtctgcttgtaaataaagtttcttcaaaaaaacaccgcggatgggaacgagggggtggggcattggaggaaggcgggatgatttgaatgtgctgtaattctcaaatgcaacaaaggtaagagtccctttaatagaAAACAATCTAATAAATACCTGAAATGTCAAAGTGAACATCTTTCTACCTTTTACTTTTCAATCTGCTGAtattaatgtagaaatgtgttAAATCTCTTTTAATCCAAATGGTCTGATCCCGTAAAGTTTGTAGAAAATGAAACCACTCAAACGATCCTGTTATTAAGTGTTATTatgacactgcactggtttTAACTTGGCATCTTCATAATTGGAGGAGGTCCCATTGACAAAGCAACGAGTGTATcaaaggataaaaatataatatggACACAAACAAAGCACTAAGCCATTATTTATAACCACGTTTCCCTGCTGGAGGAAATTGGTCTGGTtcatttatctccatcttgttgccTCCAGACATGAAATGTCAGCGAAGCTCAGAACTAAATAAAACTGTGAAGCTTCtttttttagtcttttttttacacaatcGTTTTTCCACAGCATTCTTGAAACTAATTTGTCTTGGTTGTAATTTCTTCTCAGTGgcttgtatttttatttttggatgAATAGCTGagtgttttctctttattttagattttcttcctgttttcgaacatttctcttttcttttatcagttcttcttctcttgttgtCAGATGTGCTTCAGTTTGTTTCCTCTGAGCCgaggacatttttattttgtgatataAGATTTGCTGAGTTGTGATTGAGTTGGTAaattgttttgtattcatatagtgcttttcacccattcacacacacattcatacagtgcgtctatttcttttttttctatgaaGTGTCCTTcagcatcttgctcaaggacacttggaCCACAGCCGTCCAGATGAGACGTGAGAGCTGCTGGACGACTCGTAGCTCAGGTGTCTTCTCTACTgatctgtggactgagtccctTCACTGATTGActttgacaggaagtgagtttTGCTTCAGTCTCAATAAACTGTAAAGAGCTGCAGCGGAGGGAAACTTTCCCTCTGTGCAGAGGAACCGACCTTCAGCCGGGACGCCAGCGGCTCTGACTTCAGCACAGACTTAATGGAGATCGTTGCTAGGTAACTGGGCGGTGATGCACCTGCGGCTGATGAGATGTGGCAGCAGTAAGTACCGGTTCCCGTGATGTGGCGCAGGGGGCCGAGCGGGACGAGCAGGCGGATCTCAGCAGGACACTCGTCCTTATTAAAAGTGTTTCTCCTCTGAGTCAGTTGTCCTGGTGTCAGGATCACGTGGAGAGTGAAGGAGATGAACTGTTGGTTTGTCAGCTCCCACTTTCccacaggaggagaaacagattcCCTCAGATTTCTGTTTTCAGATCATGAATAAATCAGCAGCAGATCTTGACACACGCTGATTCATCCAGAGACTCGTCCTGAGGTCGACTGATGTGTTGGTATTTTTTTGCTGCGGTTTTCAGATCATTTGAAGGATTCATAGTTTATTTGTAAAAATTAAAACAGCAGCGATTTGCCTCTATTGTTTGATCTGAGTAGATTAAGATCTGGCGTTGCTGGTGGAACCTTCACACGGACACGACCTGGACCCTGAGGCCGAGGCAGTGATGGAAAACAACTGAAATCCACAACCAGGTGGAATCACACACTTCACGTTCCACGCtctaaataatttaaatgacCATAAGGAGAAGATGGATTTTAAAGACTCACTGAAAGTAGTCGAGCCCAGTTTTGTTACTCTGGGGAGAAAATATAACTCAGAAACCAGGTGCGATCTGAACCAGGAACCGGATCTCCAGATTCTGAATTGTTTGCTGACAGgacttttttaaatttgcagAACTTTAACATTCACAAAAACCCTGATATGTCTCTTTTGAATCAGAGACTCCTCGGTGGTCTGAGGTTCCTCCGGTCGGGCGGTGGTGAAGGAACTTGTTATTCAACTTTGTGTCTCATCTGTGAGATCTTTCTCTTAGTGGTGATGATGAGTTCACTGTGGAGCATCAGCAGATGTTGAAGTATGTGTGTTCCCTGTTGGAAAGAAACATCAGGAACAAACGTCTCCTGTTcaggaaacagacagaataCTGAACACGGCTGGTtttactgtacacactgtacatgcACTCATGTGTATCTGAAGCTAGTCTAAATTCTGCAGTTGACATAGTAGGTTTATTTTATTGGAAAACCTCAGCAGACGAGACTGATTCCTTCTGGTTTGGGGTCAGCGACGGGAGCGGCGCCTTTCGGCCTCGTTGTCCCACCGCAGCGAACGAGTGGTCATAAGTTTATTAATATCACAGTCAGCACCAGAATGTACAGTCTGGAGCCATTTCGTGGGATTTTCCAAAAATCTGCACTTTCAACCTTTGTCATGCTCTGGTGTTTGCATCAGTGTTTATTTCAACAAACGCCCAAATGTGTCATAGATtagaaaaatgttgaatttacaatctcactgatgtttgttcaagtgtttctgatcaatttggtttgaatcagttgtTTGATGATCAGGGTTGCaaaggggaaaatatattatcatgctgattgaggattgttcatctgttcatctagactatttccattcatttatccatccattgtaaaatatgtttacacacgattccaattgtttggctaactatttatatctctggcattgcattagtgtttttttacaaacttttttctcatcttattctacagaacaatgccacgtgcactctctcatgtgtggagacatttcaccccatccaatgtagaaggaaaggctgtgtacatttgcaaatactgtgcaaagacctatgttaagaatgacacaacgatgcagaagcatatagtcaagtgcccaaagtttcctcagggctcaaatcagcctatgacaaaacaaaatgtttgtatttatgtctgtatatgacaaggtaaacacagttagtataaattacccacaacatttccagtttattcccgttaattcccgtatattccagtttattcccgttaattcccgtatattcccgtttattcccgttaattcccgttaattcccgtatattcccgttaattcccatggaaagtttccaactttgaatattcccggaattttgcaaccctattgatgatatgaaaacagtttgagacgttatgattgacagctgagacgtGTTTGGGGCGGAACCTCGATAATCTGTTCTGAACAGAGGTGTAAACGTTCCGTCCGTTTCATCATTTCTTTCTATGAATCATAAATGTTTGGATTTTGAATCACGCCCTGTTGCATTGTGGGGGATCGAAGGGCTCTTACTCTCCAGGAAGTCCAGCTGACAGGCCGGGGCGTTGAGGCTCATGAAGTTGAAGCCGCGGGTGGGCCGGCAGCGGCCTCGCCCCCCCCCTGGCGGCCCGGGGGTCAGACCCTGCAGCATGCTGCTCTTCCCGGCTCCGTCCAGACCGAGGACCAGGACCTGACGCTTCCCgcgctcctccacctcctgcaggaggagcagaggggaggGTCAGAGAGggggaggcgtggcaataaacACAGAAGTGACTTTATTTAAAGCAACACGATGAGGATTCattcatagatagatagatagatagatagatagatggatggatggatggatggatggatagatagatagatagatagattgatagatagatagatagatagatagataaatagatagatagatagatagagagagagagagagatagatagatagatagataaatagatagatagatagatagatagatagatagatagatagatagatagatagagagagagatagatagatagataaatagatagatagatagatagatagatagataaatagatagatagatagatagatagatagatagatagatagatagatagatagatagatagatagatagatagatagatagatagatagatagatagatagatagatagatagataaatagatagatagatggatagatagatagatagatagatagagagatagatagataaatggatagatagatggatagatagatagatagatagatagagagatagatagagagatagatagatagatagatagatagatagatagatagatagatagatagatagatagatagatagatagatagatagatagatagatagatagatagatagatggatggatagatgatagatagatagatagatagatagatagatagatggatggatagatagatagatagatagatagatagatagatagatagatagatagatagatagatagatagatagatagatagatagatagatagatagatagatagatagatagatagatagatagatagatggagagacagatagatacatagatatatagatagatagagagatagatagatagatagatagatagatagatagatagatagatagatagatagatagatagatagatagatagatagatagatagatagatagatagatagatagatagatggatggatagatgatagatagatagatagatagatagatagatagatagatagatagatagatagatagatagatagatagatagatagatagatagatagatagatagatagatagatagatagatagatagatagatagatagatagatagagagatagatagatagagagatagatggatggatggatggatggatagatgatagatagatagatagatagatagatagatagatagatagatagatagatagatagatagatagatagatagatagatagatagatagatagatagatagatggagagacagatagatacatagatatatagatagatagagagatagatagatagatagatagatagatagatagatagatagatagatagatagatagatagatagatagatagatagatagatagatagatagatagatagatagatggatggatagatgatagatagatagatagatagatagatagatagatagatagatagatagatagatagatagatagatagatagatagatagatagatagatagatagatagatagatagatagatagatagatagatagatagatagaaagatagatagatacatagatagatagatagatagatagatagatagatagatagatagatagatagatagacagacagacagacagacagacagacagaaagacagacagacagacagacagacagacagacagacagacagacagatagatagatagatagatagatagatagatagatagatagatagatagatagatagatagatagatagatagatagatagatagatggatagatggatagatggatagatagatagatagatagatagatagatagatagatagatagatagatagatagatagatagatagatagattgatagatagagagatagatagatagatagatagatagatagatagatggatagacagatagatagatagatagatagatagatagatagatagatagatagatagatagatagatagatagatagatagatagatagatagatagatagatagatagatagatagatagatagatggagagacagatagatacatagatatatagatagatagagagatagagagatagatagatagatagatagatagatagatagatagatagatagatagatagatagatagatagatagatagatagatagatggagagacagatagatagatagatagatagatagatagatagatagatagatagatagatagatagatagatagatagatagatagatagatagatagatagatagatagatagatagatagatagatagatagatagatagatagatagatagatagatagatagatagatggatggatagatgatagatagatagatagatagatagatagatggagagacagatagatagatagatagatagatagatagatagatagatagacagatagatagatagatagatagatagatagatagatagatagatagatagatagatagatagatagatagatagatagatagatagatagatagatagatggagagacagatagatacatagatatatagatagatagagagatagagagatagatagatagatagatagatagatagatagatagatagatagatagatagatagatagatagatagatagatagatagatagatagatagatagatagatagatagatagatagatagatagatagatggatggatagatgataggtagatagatagatagatagatggagagacagatagatagatagatagatagatagatggatggatggatggatggatggatggatggatagatagatagatagatagatagatagatagatagatagatagatagatagatagatagatagatagatagatagatagatagatagatagatagatagatagatagatagatagatagatagatagatagatagatggagagacagatagatagatagatagatagatggatggatggatggatggatggatggatggatggatggatggatagatagatagatagatagatagatagatagatagatagatagatagatagatagatagatagatagatagatagatagatagatagatagatagatagatggatggatggatggatggatggatggatggatggatggatggatggatggatggatagatagatagatagatagatagatagatagatagatagatagatagatagatagatagatagatagatggatggatggatggatggatggatggatggatagattgatagatagatagatagatagatagatagatagatagatagatagatagatagatagatagata includes:
- the arl10 gene encoding ADP-ribosylation factor-like 10: MVLLRNISIALTAAVAALGSSLFIALNYFYRRKIWSHHHKDYTAITEEVEERGKRQVLVLGLDGAGKSSMLQGLTPGPPGGGRGRCRPTRGFNFMSLNAPACQLDFLEIGGGEDLRRYWSEYLRKTHVLVYVVDSSDRKRLPLAKAELHRLLKAEPQLPVVVLGNKQDKPDAVDVSELHDALSLGSGTEDRKLLLLAVQLDSEEARRNSCCGLDSFQDLLLQLV